The genomic DNA ACAAGTTTGGGGGTCTCACAAACCGACAAACGGCTAAACTTTAATTTAAGCAAAACCCGAGTGTCTAGGGTGGCGGCCACTGAGTTTATACATCCAAGTGCTGGAGGCCAAGGGAAGGAAGACCTTGGGCACCCTTGGGGCATTCTCCTCCTGGTTGGGGCGCACAACGACTTGGTCTAAGTCCCAAGCAGACTTACAAGGCCTAAGGCCCGTCAAAAGGTAACGCAACACCCTGGCAGATTCTGTAAATCCACTTGTTTTAACGATTCTCATGAACTTCTATCGAATTTTGACATAAGACCAGTGCCATTGAAAAGTGTATTTTATCAGCTTTTCATGCATACGTAGAACATCCAAAACGGACTCCGTATGTGATCTGGGCATCAATTCTAAGGCGGACTGTTCTTGAACTCCGAGGTGGTCTCGAACTTGATATAATGTGGACCTCCAATTTAGCTTGGATGTTCCTTGCTGGTCCTCTCCGCCTCCGTACCTCTCCTCTCTTTAAGTACTTCATGATCCTCTCCATAATTCgtaattataataatatcttTAGGTAAAAATCTATtcttaaaataattaaaaataagATATAGGGACGAGCTCACCTTATCTTTAACACGAATGGTCGTATCAAGCATGTCCTCATCGTCCATATCTCTCCTTATATATTTTCTTGTCACGTGTGTATCAATAAGAGTCATGTCCACGTCACCTTACACGAATGGAATTGAGAATCCTTGGACATGGGATTGGAGGGAAAGGATCCTTGCTTCAGTTACAGGCAGCACCGGCGAGTGACCGAGGTTGCTCGTCAACcatggaagcggcggcggcgagctcggttGGGATCGGATTTGGAGCCCAGCGGCGTCCCGCCATCAGATTCAGGCACAGATCCGCTGACCCTAGCTGAATTCATGGATTGAAAGAGGGCCCGTTAGGGTCGTTTTTATGGGCCGGATTGGTGATCCAATGGGCCGACCTGCACCACGCCCATCTTTATAAATAGCACGATTGGCATTTATGGCGTGATGGCTGCTCCTACTCGGGGATCATTTGGAAGGCCTGCAACTGCGTAtcgggggcgtttggttcctcgagctaaagtttagttcgtgtcacattgaatatttgaagactaattaggagaactaaatatgagttaattataaaactaattgcacagatggaggctaaacggtgagacaaatctattaagcctaaataatccataattagcaaatgattactgtagcagcacattgtcaaatcatggactaattaggtttaatagattcgtcttgctgtttagcctccatctatgtaatgggttttgtaaataatctatatttaatacttctaattagtatctaaacattcgatgtgacagggactaaaatttaggggaggaaccaaacacccccattgTTTGATTATGAATGTCAAACACGAATGACATGAAAGTTTCGGCAGCGGCTCAACTCAAGCTCCTGCAATATACATCCCTAGGTCGCTCAACGTAATCCTCCTAGAATGACTGATGAATAATGTACGTTGGCATCGCATGCATTTCTGCCTTCACGCACAAATGCACCTCTCACCCTTTTTTTTGTCAGCTCAAATTTGTATGGCCACGTGCTACCATGGTCACCATTCTCagttttatttcttttcctGCGTCATTTTCTTTAGGAATTGTCCCGGGAAATTCAGGGAACCGTGCGAAACCATAAATGGAGGCCTAAATTTAAGtgccaaaataataataatgtaATAACAATAATGTGGTTATAAACCTCTCCGTAAGCTTTTTTTCTTTAGAATTTGAGTTTGATCTTCtattatttgtttatttttatgATTTAGAAGACCAATATCATTTTTTAATACGATGTTGTAAGAGGCATGACTTGCAAATATATAACGATGATCTAACACACATATACACAAAAGAATGAAAGATAAAAAGTAACAAAATTATTGGATCCAACTGTATACTCATAAATGTAATTATGCGATGCACCTTTTACGATGCTAATTTTAAcaaacaagatttttttttggatttataACAAAAGAATTTGGACGCGAAAGTTGTTCCATGGATATTTCAGGCAAACAATTTTCACAAATGCTACTCAAGGGCCAATTAAAAGAACGATGAGCGTAATAAATATTTTCGAATAATTATATCGTGGGCATGCtaaacacacacaaaaaaaatcgTTTTGACATTCAGAATATACTATGTCTCTACAAACCAAATTTAGATTTATTTTGAATAATATGGCACATACTCTCCAAAAATAAAAATGCGCCAAAGGCATAAAAGCCTAACAAGCCATTCAGCCCACACCCCCAGGCGGAGTGTAGCGCCCGCAGATTGGCGGTCCACCTCACCCCTCCTTTTTCTTTGAAGTTTGAAATCGTTCAAGTGCCCCCCTCTTTCTCTCGTGCGGTCGTGCCCTTCATTTCCTGGTGACGGTGAGGGAGCCGGTGACTGGGGGCAAGCGGCGCCGTCCTTCTCCAGGTCTTCGTCAGgcccttcgccggcgacgagatCTACCAGGTACGCTCGCCcgttcccttcccttcctgctgCAAATTCGAGCACCCGGGACCCTAATGCAAGCTATTTGGACACCCATGTCCTGCATTGGGTCCGCCCCCCGTACTTTCGCCGCAGTCCTGTGCCTCCGGCGAAATCTAGGGTTTCGTGGACAGGATGCAGAAGCTCTCGGGGCTTAGGAGCCTTGAGGGGTTCCGATCCCTCGTTGGGTCCACCTCGACGGCCATGAAGGCCGCGAACCCCAAGCCCTCCTCGGATGCTGGAGGCAGTTCGTACGGGAGCTTCGCCAATCTTAAGATCACAGCAGGTTCTGGTTTCGTTTTGACTTCGGTTTGGTTTGAGAAGGGTGTCTCAATCCATGAGTTATTACTGATTTCCCTTggaatttttgtttggttgcagaGAAATTGGTCAAGGAGCAGGCTTCAGTGAAGACTGATCTAGAAATGGCGGTAAGATTTCTCAACATTTTGCAACGTTTTTTTTTCCTCGGGGAGGAATTTCACTGAATTGTTAAAGTTAGTATGATTCAACTGCATGAATTAAGTTATTCCTGAAATTTATCCCGTCTGTCCTGTCACTAGCATGGTTTAGATTTGGTGTCTGTCTGGATGGTCCTACTAGCTGGAAACTTGTCTACTGGTTGATCATCAAAATCCAAAGCTGTTTGTTATGGGGGTGTGCCAGTTGCATCATCCCTGGTGCTAGCCAGCCTGGTAGGACACATAGATATTCTTGTAGTGTACCTGTTACGGTATTCTGTCATGTTTTGTGGGCTATGGAATTCAGCTCCAGGTAAAACAGAAGAAATGCAATGGTGCAGTGTACTTCCAGCTAAACTATCTTGATATGTAATCATGCCAAGTTGCAAATATGAAGAGAAAATGTTCCACCACTATAGGAAGCTCACAAGCATCAGATTCTTGCCATTCTAAGGCTGCACTTTGTATAGCTAGTCTGAAGATTGTGATTTTACTTTCTAAATCTGCAATGGTTCCCTTCTCTGGAAGTTACATATATGCATTTGTGTGAAATAATGTGACCTATGGTATTTTGGAATTGGATGCAGTGCCTTTTCAGTATTAACAGAGTCACTCTCAATATGTTCTGTGTGTATGCATCCTTTGAATTCGCTTTTCTTGTGAGAGACCTCTGAGCATTGCTCACTTGCAAAACCTGGAAAAGTGCACCTTCCCATCTGTTAATGTATTTTCATCTAGTGGGCTGGTCCTGAACTTAATTAAGCACGACTACATGAGACATTTCCTTTTAGGAATCTATGCTTTGTTATATTAAGAAACCACCTGCTTGGTGCAGGTAGTTCTGTTAGATTCATAATGGCACGTTAAATATCATTGCTGCAGTTACCTTTCATGGTACAACTGTTCCAGTGCCGTTATGGATGTAGGGTAAATTGGCTCAAGCAAGGATTGGATTTATCAGCATGTGTCATTGCTTCTCTGTACCGGCATATtattttggtatttttctgGATTTCTTATTACTGATGCGTATGGTTTTATATACGTTCAGCATACCAAACTGAGAAGAGCAACAGAACAGATAAACCTTTTAGAAGGAAAACTTCAACAAGCTGTGAATGAAAATGCAAAGCTTAAGGTGAAGCAGAATGAAGATTCGAAGCTCTGGCAGGGATTAGATTCGAAAATCTCCTCAACAAAGACCTTGTGTGATCAACTGACTGAAACTCTGCAGCAGCTAGCTAGTCAGACAGAACAAGGTAATATTTATGGTGACATTTACTTTGCACCTTCTTTCTGATGTGACTGGTGAAACAATACAATTACAGCTGAGGAAGATAAGAAGTTCTTTGAGGAGATGCTCGGGAAGAATTCCAAAGCTCTGGATGAATTCAACTGCATGTTGCATGATTTATCAACAAAACTGGAGTGTGCAGAACAAAAGATCATTTCAGGTTAGTCAGTCTCTGCACAATCTACTTCCAGTACAAGTTAATGCACATCCTTTTAGAACCAGCAACTTAGTAATTTGGCACTTAAACTTTGATATATTCTGTACTTCTGTGTCCATTGATATGTTAGTAGATAGAATCATCCATAATGTGCTAATATCTCTGAAATGATGTGATAATAACTGTCCCTTGTCCTTTTAATTCAGGGAAGCAGGAGATGTTGCAGatcaaacaagaaaaagaagaaatggaTCGGAGTTACAAGGAACAACTGTATTCAAATGATACTACGATTAAGGAAAAAGGTACAAGTTAGATTTTCTGCACCAATTGGTGAATCAGCCATGGTATTTGTCATAGCGTAAATTGCATTAGTAGTACACAGGAACTAAGTATCTGGGAATGGGCAAGTCATTAGAAAAGTAGAAATGTGATGTGTAGTTGCCAAGTCCCACTTATTTTATCTCCAAAAACATGGTGGGAATTTGAGCAAATGGCATATGATATTTTATTTAGTGATTTCCACTTTGATTTGAGCCTACCGTGCAACAGAACCTCTGTAGTAATACACCTGTACTTATGGATGCAGATTCCCTCATCAAGCAGTTGGAGGGTTCAGTTGATGAAAATAAATCCCGCTTGATATGTCTTGACTCCCGCTTGCAATGCATGGAGCAAGAGCTGAAGCTAAAAGATGATGTTTGCATCAGCCTGAAAGAAAACCTAGCAACAAGTGAAAGTGAAAAGAACAACTTGGAGCTTAAAAATCAAGGCTGTATTCTTGAAATTGAAAAACTATGCAAGGACAACAAGGATTTTAACGAATTGCTTAGCAGCTTCATGGCTAAAGTAACTGAGCTAGATAAAGAGCATGCCTCTATGTCAAGTCATGTGTCTAGGCTGCTTTGTTCATACGAAAGGTTCTATGAAATGGCCCAAGAGGAGAAAATGCTAATAGAAAGATCTTCCAAGGACAAATTTGATCATCTCCAAAAGCAACATGTAGATTTGTCATCAGAAAACAATGCTCTCAAGGTTGAAATTGAAGAACTGAAGTCCAGAATCTTAGAGTTGCAGAAAACTCAAGAAATTGTTATGGTTCAACATGTTGAAGAATGCCAAGTGGCTGAAAACAAAATCAGAAGATTAGAATCTGAAGCTGAAATTTCTGCCTCCAACATCAATCGGTTAGAAAAGTTAGCTTCTGAACTTCAAGGGAGAGTTCAAAAGTTACTGGAAGATTCTACCCTTGCTGAAAATCACAAGGTTTGTCAACTATAGGTTCAGTTACAGAATTATTTCCTACTTATTGAAAAATGATTGATGGCATGTAAGATTCCTTACTCATGGTATTTATTATGCAGCAAGAGTTGCTTGAAAAGATTGTGAAGCTAGAATCAGATAATCAGGAGCTTCAAGGCCGAGTGCAGTCAATTATGGAAGAGAAATCTAACAATGCTGAATCTCTCCAAGGAGAGATAACAAAGCGTGACCAGCAGGTTGACACACTTGAGAATCAGATCAACCAGCTCCGCTGTGATCTGAATGAGAAGGAGCAACTCTATTGTTGTTCTGTAGAAAGAGAGAAAACTTTGGAGGACCACAAATTACAGGTTTGTGCTTATTGGATCCTTTAAATCTTTTAAGGTGGTGGTTAGTAAATAACATAAGTACATAACAACCTTTTCAATCCATTGTCTAGGTTGAAGCATCACTTGCTGCAACAGAATACCAACTTAGTGAGGCAAAAAAACAGTATGATCTCATGCTTGAAGGCAAACAGATAGAGCTATCCAAGCATTTGAAAGAGCTATCTCTCAAAAATGACCAGGTATCATTTTGTGCAGCACTTTAGCATCTCAATCACATATATAATTACAATTTGCAAATCCtgtgtgttcgagaaaaaaattacaatttGCAAATGAATTTTACAGGCGATCAATGAAATTCGTAAGAAGTATGAACTTGAAAAGATAGAAATCACTAAtgctgaaaaagaaaaggtacgCTAACTCCTATTTcagaaattattatttttttatgtttagAATGCTCAAGTTAATCTTATGCTATGATATTTATGAATGTTTGAGAATTCAGGCAGAGAAGCTTGTAAAGGAAATGGAAAACAAATGTAATGAAAAGATATCAGAGAACAAGCAAGATTCCGAGAGGTATTTGATGCGTCTTAAGGAGGAACATGGCACAATGGTAAGTTCAACGAGTTCCATTTTCTTTATTTCAAACAATTAAGTTTGCTCTTTCTTAATGCATGTGCTATTCCATGGAATGATGCAAAATGTTGGTTCTGGATTAGTTTAACAAAGTACACCAAACTGTTAGCTGCTGATAACTTGGATACATAATTGCATGTTAAACTTTCTTTTATGAGCTCTCTGCTGAAATGGTTTAGTACTTGAAATTGTTACCAGACGTCTTGGTCTTGGCAtgtaaataaaaaggaaagccGAACCGAAATACACTATGGTAGCAACGAGTTTAAAGTTTCTTTCACGGTGCTTTAGGGGAGCACAaaagatgcatttttttttctcgaatatgcaGGAGAACTGCATATCATCGCATTAAGAAAGGAGAAAGGCTAAAATAACCatacaacacacacacacacacacactcgcCCCTAAGATGCACTTTTGTTTCCATTTAATTTGCAGCAGCTTAAATACGATATTTGGCAGAGTGAAAGCATAAGACCATTTTAAAACTATGTTCTTATACACTTTAGACTTTCAAAATGTCATTGCTATAACCCGTACcctgttttattttttcctttttgaattCTATAAACAATGTATTGGTGATCATGAGTAGTTTTTTGCTTTCCGCTCGAGCTACTCTCACTGTGAAGAATAGGAGTGTATGGACCTACATTGCATCACTAGTAAAATAGTAGTTGAAAAAATCTTGTCGATTATTGTTTACATGGTGTAGAAAATAGTATCTTTAAATGCTACACAGTAGCTAGTTTGATAAGACCTTACATTTTTTTCCCTGGAATGACCATGAAATTGGTTATTTGCTGATATTCAGGTGGCAAGAATTCAGCAGGATAATGAACATAAAGAGTCAACTCTCCGGGCCTATCACAAAGAAGAACTGCAGCGCATTCAGTCTCAGGCAGAGAATGAACTGAGGGAGGTCAGTTACAAATTCCTCAATATGCTTTGATCATGGAGGTTTTCCATACTAATGAAATCTGTATAAATATGTAGAGGCTGTCATTGCTCAGGAAAGAGCATGAACTTCAAATAAAATCATTTAGGATGCAGCATGAGGAAGAATGCCAGAGGATGCAGGAGGAACTGGAGCTCCAGAAGTCAAAGGTGGtgattcattttttttaattggtCCTGAAGGTAATCAATTGAATGTATACTTGAAACGTTCTTTGGTGCAGGAGGAGAAGCAAAGAGCATTATTACAGTTACAATGGAAAGTAATGGGAGAAAGTCAGCAAGTCGATCAAGAAGTGAACTCTAAGAAGGTGCTGTCTACTCACAAAGTTTGATATACTGTACATTACCAAGTGATGCATTACATATGGCATATTCATTGCATGACCAGAATAAAGCAGTCGCCTTTGGTCTCAGTTAGTAAGGTCAATCATCTCACTGAATGAACACCTCGTGCAATTAGGTGTTCCATCTAGGTTTCACATTCTAATGTAATCCT from Setaria italica strain Yugu1 chromosome VII, Setaria_italica_v2.0, whole genome shotgun sequence includes the following:
- the LOC101760470 gene encoding synaptonemal complex protein ZEP1, with protein sequence MQKLSGLRSLEGFRSLVGSTSTAMKAANPKPSSDAGGSSYGSFANLKITAEKLVKEQASVKTDLEMAHTKLRRATEQINLLEGKLQQAVNENAKLKVKQNEDSKLWQGLDSKISSTKTLCDQLTETLQQLASQTEQAEEDKKFFEEMLGKNSKALDEFNCMLHDLSTKLECAEQKIISGKQEMLQIKQEKEEMDRSYKEQLYSNDTTIKEKDSLIKQLEGSVDENKSRLICLDSRLQCMEQELKLKDDVCISLKENLATSESEKNNLELKNQGCILEIEKLCKDNKDFNELLSSFMAKVTELDKEHASMSSHVSRLLCSYERFYEMAQEEKMLIERSSKDKFDHLQKQHVDLSSENNALKVEIEELKSRILELQKTQEIVMVQHVEECQVAENKIRRLESEAEISASNINRLEKLASELQGRVQKLLEDSTLAENHKQELLEKIVKLESDNQELQGRVQSIMEEKSNNAESLQGEITKRDQQVDTLENQINQLRCDLNEKEQLYCCSVEREKTLEDHKLQVEASLAATEYQLSEAKKQYDLMLEGKQIELSKHLKELSLKNDQAINEIRKKYELEKIEITNAEKEKAEKLVKEMENKCNEKISENKQDSERYLMRLKEEHGTMVARIQQDNEHKESTLRAYHKEELQRIQSQAENELRERLSLLRKEHELQIKSFRMQHEEECQRMQEELELQKSKEEKQRALLQLQWKVMGESQQVDQEVNSKKEYSVSSMKRRDPYGRKEHGLQLASPETKQKDVNLPGILQSPISNMLRKVEKGSQDIPKHRKVTHHEYEVETANGRITKRRKTRSTVMFGEPNTQKSLHNTADKDVTKIRKVPTGSHAHPANIGELFSEGSLNPYADDPYAFD